A part of Pseudomonas sp. HR96 genomic DNA contains:
- a CDS encoding 6,7-dimethyl-8-ribityllumazine synthase gives MQPTAIDSKSHSTERVAFIQASWHKDIVDQSRKGFTEEMARLGYQESDIDFFEVGGAFEIPLHAKLLAQSGRYAGIVGAALVVDGGIYRHEFVAQSVVSALMQVQLETLVPVFSVVLTPHHFHDGEYHHDLFFKHFVHKGEEAAKTCVDTLHKVRTLRRLQQPHKVAV, from the coding sequence ATGCAACCCACCGCAATCGATAGCAAAAGCCACTCCACCGAGCGCGTCGCCTTCATCCAGGCCAGCTGGCACAAGGATATTGTCGATCAGAGCCGCAAAGGTTTTACCGAAGAGATGGCACGCCTGGGCTATCAGGAAAGCGACATCGATTTCTTCGAGGTTGGCGGCGCCTTTGAAATTCCCCTGCACGCCAAGCTGCTGGCGCAGTCGGGCCGCTATGCCGGCATCGTCGGCGCCGCGCTGGTGGTGGACGGCGGTATCTACCGTCACGAGTTCGTCGCCCAGTCGGTGGTCAGCGCGCTGATGCAAGTGCAGCTGGAGACCCTGGTACCGGTGTTCTCGGTGGTACTGACCCCGCACCATTTCCATGACGGCGAATACCACCACGACCTGTTCTTCAAGCACTTCGTACACAAGGGCGAAGAAGCGGCGAAAACCTGCGTGGACACCCTGCACAAGGTGCGCACCCTACGCCGCCTGCAGCAGCCGCACAAAGTGGCGGTCTGA
- the ltaE gene encoding low-specificity L-threonine aldolase yields the protein MSVIDLRSDTVTQPTPAMLEVMARAPTGDDVYGEDPTVNRLEASLAERLGFARGLFVPSGTMSNLLGLMAHCARGEEYIVGQQAHTYKYEGGGAAVLGSIQPQPLEVQADGSLDLAQVVAAIKPDDFHFARTRLLALENTMQGKVLPLGYLAQARQVTREHGLALHLDGARLYNAAVKLGVDPGEITRHFDSVSVCLSKGLGAPVGSVLCGSAELIGRARRLRKMVGGGMRQAGILAAAGLHALDHHVQRLADDHANAQWLAAQLAGLGYGVEPVQTNMVYVDLGRHSAALQAFAGERGLKLTAAPRLRLVTHLDVSRSQLEQVVAIFAGFRSQID from the coding sequence ATGAGCGTCATCGATTTGCGCAGCGACACCGTGACTCAACCCACGCCCGCCATGCTGGAAGTCATGGCACGGGCCCCCACCGGTGACGATGTCTACGGCGAAGACCCGACCGTCAACCGGCTGGAGGCCAGCCTGGCCGAACGCCTGGGGTTCGCCCGGGGCCTGTTCGTGCCCAGCGGCACCATGAGCAACTTGCTGGGCTTGATGGCCCACTGCGCGCGCGGCGAGGAGTACATCGTCGGCCAGCAGGCCCACACCTATAAATATGAAGGCGGTGGCGCTGCGGTGCTTGGCTCGATCCAGCCGCAACCGCTGGAGGTGCAGGCCGACGGGTCGCTGGACCTGGCCCAGGTGGTGGCTGCGATCAAGCCCGACGATTTCCATTTTGCCCGCACCCGCCTGCTGGCCCTGGAAAACACCATGCAAGGCAAGGTGCTGCCGCTGGGCTATCTGGCCCAGGCGCGCCAGGTCACCCGCGAGCATGGCCTGGCCCTGCACCTGGACGGCGCGCGCCTCTACAACGCCGCCGTCAAGCTGGGGGTGGATCCGGGCGAGATCACCCGCCACTTCGACTCGGTCTCGGTGTGCCTCTCCAAAGGCCTCGGCGCCCCGGTCGGCTCGGTGCTGTGTGGCAGCGCCGAGTTGATCGGCCGCGCCCGGCGCCTGCGCAAGATGGTCGGCGGTGGCATGCGCCAGGCCGGGATCCTCGCTGCTGCCGGCTTGCATGCGCTGGATCACCACGTCCAGCGCCTGGCCGACGACCATGCCAATGCCCAGTGGCTGGCGGCGCAGCTGGCCGGGCTCGGTTATGGGGTGGAGCCGGTGCAGACCAACATGGTCTACGTCGACCTCGGGCGGCACTCGGCGGCCTTGCAGGCCTTCGCTGGCGAGCGCGGCCTCAAGCTCACGGCCGCGCCGCGGCTGCGCCTGGTGACCCATCTGGACGTCTCGCGGTCACAGCTTGAACAGGTGGTGGCGATCTTTGCCGGGTTTCGCAGCCAGATTGATTGA
- the alaS gene encoding alanine--tRNA ligase has product MKSAEIREAFLRFFEEQGHTRVASSSLIPGNDPTLLFTNAGMNQFKDCFLGQEKRAYTRAVSSQKCVRAGGKHNDLENVGYTARHHTFFEMLGNFSFGDYFKRDAITYAWTFLTSDQWLNLPKEKLWVTVYATDDEAYDIWTKEIGVPAERMVRIGDNKGAPYASDNFWTMGDTGPCGPCTEIFYDHGADIWGGPPGSAEEDGDRYIEIWNNVFMQFNRTADGVLHPLPAPSVDTGMGLERVSAVLQHVHSNYEIDLFQSLLAASAQAIGCANEEQPSLKVVADHIRSTGFLIADGVLPSNEGRGYVLRRIIRRACRHGNKLGAKGSFFYQIVAALVAEMGEAFPELKNQQAHIERVLKAEEEQFAKTLEQGLKILEQDLAELKGSVVPGDVVFKLYDTYGFPMDLTGDIARERGLTLDEAGFEREMDAQRERARSASSFGLDYNSLIKVDEPTLFSGYENTHGNAKVIALYKEGVAVDVLKEGEEGVVILDQTPFYGESGGQVGDRGYLLAGGSRFDVRDTTKTSGAFLHHGVAALSDLRVGSEVTAHVDASKQKSTALNHSATHLLHAALRQVLGDHVQQKGSLVDSQRLRFDFSHFEAIKPEQIKALEDIVNDEIRKNTPVQTEEMPIDEARKKGAMALFGEKYGDHVRVLTMGGDFSVELCGGIHAKRTGDIGLLKITSEGGVASGVRRIEAVTGANALAYLNAGEDQLKEAAQLVKGSRENLIDKLSAVLERNRALEKQLEQLQAKAASAAGDDLSAAAVEVMGVKVLASRLDGVDGKGLLALVDQLKNKLGNGVILLGGVHEEKVVLVAGVTKELTARLKAGDLMKQAAAAVGGKGGGRPDMAQGGGVDAGALDAALALTVPFVEQGL; this is encoded by the coding sequence ATGAAAAGCGCAGAAATCCGTGAAGCGTTCCTTCGCTTCTTCGAAGAGCAGGGCCACACCCGTGTCGCCTCCAGCTCTCTGATCCCGGGCAACGACCCGACCCTGCTGTTCACCAACGCGGGGATGAACCAGTTCAAGGACTGCTTCCTTGGTCAGGAAAAACGCGCCTACACCCGCGCGGTCAGCAGCCAGAAGTGCGTTCGCGCCGGCGGCAAGCACAACGACCTGGAAAACGTCGGCTATACCGCGCGGCACCACACGTTCTTCGAGATGCTCGGCAACTTCAGCTTCGGTGACTACTTCAAGCGCGACGCCATCACCTATGCCTGGACCTTCCTGACCTCGGACCAGTGGCTGAACCTGCCCAAGGAAAAACTCTGGGTCACGGTCTACGCCACTGACGACGAAGCCTATGACATCTGGACCAAGGAGATCGGCGTACCGGCCGAGCGTATGGTGCGCATCGGCGACAACAAGGGTGCGCCGTACGCCTCCGACAACTTCTGGACCATGGGCGACACCGGCCCTTGCGGCCCGTGCACCGAGATCTTCTACGACCACGGCGCCGACATCTGGGGCGGCCCACCCGGCTCGGCGGAAGAGGACGGCGACCGCTATATCGAGATCTGGAACAACGTCTTCATGCAGTTCAACCGCACAGCCGACGGCGTGCTGCACCCCCTGCCAGCGCCGTCGGTGGACACCGGCATGGGCCTGGAGCGGGTCAGCGCGGTGCTGCAGCACGTGCACTCGAACTACGAGATCGACCTGTTCCAGAGCCTGCTGGCCGCCTCGGCCCAAGCCATCGGCTGCGCCAACGAAGAGCAGCCGTCGCTCAAGGTGGTGGCCGACCACATTCGGTCCACCGGTTTCCTGATCGCCGATGGCGTGCTGCCGTCCAACGAAGGCCGTGGCTACGTGCTGCGCCGCATCATTCGTCGCGCCTGCCGCCATGGCAACAAGCTGGGCGCCAAGGGCAGCTTCTTCTACCAGATCGTCGCCGCGCTGGTGGCCGAGATGGGCGAAGCCTTCCCTGAGCTGAAGAATCAGCAGGCGCACATCGAGCGCGTGCTCAAGGCCGAGGAAGAACAATTCGCCAAGACCTTGGAGCAGGGCCTGAAAATCCTCGAGCAGGATCTGGCCGAGCTCAAGGGCTCGGTGGTGCCGGGCGACGTGGTGTTCAAGCTGTACGACACCTACGGCTTCCCCATGGACCTGACCGGCGACATCGCCCGTGAACGCGGCCTGACCCTCGACGAGGCCGGTTTCGAGCGCGAGATGGACGCCCAGCGCGAGCGCGCCCGTTCGGCCAGCTCGTTCGGCCTGGACTACAACAGCCTGATCAAGGTCGACGAACCGACCCTGTTCAGCGGCTACGAAAACACCCACGGCAACGCCAAGGTCATCGCCCTCTATAAAGAAGGCGTGGCCGTGGACGTATTGAAGGAAGGCGAGGAGGGCGTGGTCATCCTCGACCAGACGCCGTTCTACGGCGAGTCCGGCGGCCAGGTTGGCGACCGCGGCTACCTGCTGGCCGGCGGTTCGCGCTTCGACGTGCGCGACACCACCAAGACCTCCGGGGCCTTCCTGCACCACGGCGTGGCCGCGCTCAGCGACCTGCGCGTGGGCAGCGAAGTGACCGCCCACGTCGATGCCAGCAAACAGAAATCCACGGCGCTGAACCACTCGGCCACGCACCTGCTGCACGCCGCCTTGCGCCAGGTGCTGGGCGACCACGTGCAACAGAAAGGCTCGTTGGTGGACAGCCAGCGCCTGCGCTTTGACTTCAGCCATTTCGAGGCGATCAAGCCCGAGCAGATCAAGGCGCTGGAAGACATCGTCAACGACGAGATCCGCAAGAACACCCCGGTGCAGACCGAAGAAATGCCGATTGACGAAGCCCGCAAGAAGGGCGCCATGGCGCTGTTCGGCGAAAAGTACGGCGACCATGTCCGCGTGCTGACCATGGGTGGCGACTTCTCGGTGGAGCTGTGCGGCGGTATCCACGCCAAGCGCACCGGCGACATCGGCCTGCTCAAGATCACCAGCGAAGGCGGCGTGGCCTCCGGCGTGCGGCGCATCGAGGCGGTCACCGGGGCCAACGCGCTGGCTTACCTGAACGCTGGCGAAGATCAGCTCAAGGAAGCCGCGCAACTGGTCAAGGGCAGCCGCGAAAACTTGATCGACAAGCTCTCGGCGGTGCTGGAGCGCAACCGTGCGCTGGAGAAACAGCTCGAGCAGCTGCAGGCCAAGGCTGCCAGTGCGGCGGGCGATGACCTCAGTGCGGCAGCGGTCGAGGTCATGGGTGTCAAGGTGCTGGCTTCGCGCCTGGACGGCGTGGACGGCAAGGGCCTGCTGGCGCTGGTCGACCAGTTGAAGAACAAGCTGGGCAACGGCGTGATCCTGCTGGGCGGCGTGCACGAGGAAAAAGTGGTGCTGGTGGCAGGTGTGACCAAGGAACTGACTGCCCGGCTCAAGGCCGGCGACCTGATGAAACAGGCCGCGGCGGCAGTCGGCGGCAAGGGCGGCGGTCGCCCGGACATGGCTCAGGGTGGCGGCGTCGATGCTGGCGCTCTGGACGCTGCTCTGGCGCTGACCGTGCCTTTCGTCGAGCAGGGCCTCTGA
- a CDS encoding aspartate kinase, translating to MALIVQKFGGTSVGSVERIEQVADKVKKFRDAGDDLVVVLSAMSGETNRLIALAKQIDDQPVPRELDVIVSTGEQVTIALLAMALIKRGVPAVSYTGNQVRILTDSAHNKARILQIDDQKIRSDLKAGRVVVVAGFQGVDEEGNITTLGRGGSDTTGVALAAALKADECQIYTDVDGVYTTDPRVVSQAQRLDKITFEEMLEMASLGSKVLQIRAVEFAGKYNVPLRVLHSFQEGPGTLITIDEEESMEQPIISGIAFNRDEAKLTIRGVPDTPGVAFKILGPISAANIEVDMIVQNVSHDNTTDFTFTVHRNDYQSALAVLEKTASEIGAREVIGDTKIAKVSIVGVGMRSHAGVASRMFEALAKEGINIQMISTSEIKVSVVIGEKYLELAVRALHTAFELDAPRQGE from the coding sequence ATGGCTTTGATCGTACAAAAATTCGGCGGAACCTCCGTCGGCTCTGTCGAGCGTATCGAGCAGGTGGCCGACAAGGTCAAGAAATTCCGCGACGCCGGTGACGACCTGGTGGTTGTGCTGTCGGCAATGAGCGGCGAAACCAACCGCCTGATCGCGTTGGCCAAGCAGATCGACGACCAGCCGGTTCCGCGCGAACTGGATGTGATCGTCTCCACCGGCGAGCAGGTGACCATCGCCTTGCTGGCCATGGCACTGATCAAGCGTGGCGTGCCGGCGGTGTCCTACACCGGCAACCAGGTGCGCATTCTCACCGACAGCGCGCACAACAAGGCGCGCATCCTGCAGATTGACGACCAGAAAATCCGCTCCGACCTCAAGGCCGGGCGCGTGGTAGTGGTCGCAGGTTTCCAGGGTGTCGACGAGGAAGGCAACATCACCACCCTGGGCCGTGGCGGTTCCGACACCACGGGCGTCGCCCTGGCGGCGGCGCTCAAGGCCGACGAGTGCCAGATCTACACCGACGTGGACGGGGTCTACACCACCGACCCGCGCGTGGTGTCACAGGCCCAGCGCCTGGACAAGATCACCTTCGAGGAAATGCTCGAGATGGCCAGCCTGGGTTCCAAGGTGCTGCAGATTCGCGCCGTGGAGTTCGCCGGCAAATACAATGTCCCGCTGCGCGTCCTGCACAGCTTCCAGGAGGGCCCGGGCACCCTCATTACCATTGATGAAGAGGAATCCATGGAACAGCCGATCATTTCCGGCATCGCTTTCAACCGCGATGAAGCCAAGCTGACCATCCGTGGCGTGCCAGACACCCCCGGCGTGGCCTTCAAGATTCTCGGCCCGATCAGCGCGGCGAATATCGAAGTCGACATGATCGTGCAAAATGTTTCGCACGATAACACCACCGATTTCACCTTCACTGTGCACCGCAACGACTACCAGTCGGCCCTGGCCGTGCTGGAGAAGACCGCCAGCGAAATCGGCGCGCGGGAAGTCATCGGCGACACCAAGATCGCCAAGGTGTCGATCGTCGGCGTCGGTATGCGCTCTCACGCTGGCGTGGCCAGCCGCATGTTCGAAGCGCTGGCCAAGGAGGGCATCAACATCCAGATGATCTCCACGTCGGAGATCAAGGTCTCGGTGGTGATCGGCGAGAAATACCTGGAACTGGCGGTGCGCGCGCTGCACACCGCTTTTGAACTGGATGCCCCTCGCCAAGGCGAGTAA
- the csrA gene encoding carbon storage regulator CsrA, giving the protein MLILTRRNAESLVIGDGEITITVLGVKGNQVRLGVNAPKDVAVHREEIYLRIKNDQDKEPSL; this is encoded by the coding sequence ATGCTGATTCTGACCCGCCGCAACGCCGAGAGCCTGGTCATAGGCGATGGTGAAATCACCATTACTGTGCTCGGGGTCAAGGGCAACCAGGTACGTCTGGGGGTAAATGCACCCAAGGATGTGGCCGTTCACCGCGAGGAAATCTACCTGCGGATCAAGAACGATCAGGACAAAGAACCAAGCCTTTAA
- the mgtE gene encoding magnesium transporter, whose translation MSEVETKKTQESLQDRLAQVVDLLQRQRIVAGLAERQDGPLPPQGDPQAQQQILVELQRKLDDLHSADVAHILEALPLEDRLTVWQLINVERDGDVLLEVSDSVRETLIADMDDHELLAAAKEMDADELADLAPELPRDVVHELMETLDAQQRERVRSVLSYDEEQVGALMDFEMVTIREDVSLEVVLRYLRRLKELPGHTDKLFVVDYDGILRGVLPIKRLLVNDPEKQVAEVMANDPVSFHPDHDGYEAAQAFQRYDLVSAPVVDKHGKLIGRLTIDEMVDLIREESESEVLNMAGLREEEDIFASVWRSLRNRWSWLAINLITAFISSRVIGLFEGSIEKLVALAALMPIVAGIGGNSGNQTITMIVRAMALDQVSPGNTKRLLRKELIVATVNGLVWGGVIGVVAFLLYHSWSLGVVMTAAMTLNLLLAAFMGVIIPMTLTRFGRDPAMGSSVMITAMTDSGGFFIFLGLATLFLM comes from the coding sequence ATGTCTGAAGTAGAAACAAAAAAAACGCAGGAAAGCCTGCAGGACCGTCTGGCCCAAGTGGTCGACCTGCTGCAGCGCCAGCGTATCGTCGCCGGCCTCGCCGAGCGCCAGGACGGCCCGCTGCCGCCCCAGGGTGACCCCCAGGCGCAGCAGCAGATCCTCGTGGAGCTGCAACGCAAGCTCGATGACCTGCACTCCGCCGACGTCGCCCACATCCTCGAAGCGCTGCCTTTGGAGGATCGCCTGACGGTCTGGCAGCTGATCAATGTCGAGCGCGACGGTGACGTTCTGCTGGAAGTGTCTGACTCGGTGCGCGAAACCCTGATCGCCGACATGGACGATCACGAGCTGTTGGCGGCAGCCAAAGAGATGGATGCCGACGAGCTGGCGGACCTGGCCCCCGAACTGCCCCGTGACGTGGTCCATGAGCTCATGGAAACCCTCGACGCCCAGCAGCGCGAGCGTGTGCGCTCGGTGCTCAGCTACGACGAGGAGCAGGTTGGCGCGCTGATGGACTTCGAGATGGTCACCATCCGCGAGGACGTCAGCCTGGAAGTGGTGCTGCGCTACCTGCGTCGGCTCAAGGAGCTACCGGGTCACACGGACAAACTCTTTGTGGTTGATTACGACGGTATCCTCCGTGGCGTGCTGCCGATCAAGCGCCTGCTGGTCAACGATCCGGAAAAACAGGTGGCTGAAGTCATGGCCAACGACCCGGTCAGTTTTCATCCGGATCACGACGGCTACGAGGCGGCCCAGGCCTTCCAGCGCTACGACCTGGTATCGGCACCGGTGGTGGACAAGCACGGCAAGCTGATTGGCCGCTTGACCATCGACGAGATGGTCGACCTTATCCGCGAGGAAAGTGAAAGCGAAGTCCTCAACATGGCCGGTCTGCGCGAGGAAGAAGACATCTTCGCCTCGGTCTGGCGCTCGTTGCGCAACCGCTGGTCGTGGTTGGCGATCAACCTGATCACCGCTTTCATCTCTTCACGGGTGATCGGCCTGTTCGAAGGCTCGATCGAGAAGCTGGTGGCCCTGGCGGCGCTGATGCCTATCGTTGCCGGGATCGGCGGCAACTCCGGCAACCAGACCATTACCATGATCGTGCGCGCCATGGCGCTGGACCAGGTCAGCCCGGGCAATACCAAGCGGCTGCTGCGCAAGGAGCTGATCGTTGCCACGGTCAATGGCCTGGTGTGGGGTGGGGTGATTGGCGTGGTGGCTTTCCTGCTTTACCACAGCTGGTCGCTAGGGGTGGTCATGACTGCCGCAATGACCCTCAACCTGCTGCTGGCAGCATTCATGGGAGTGATAATCCCCATGACCCTGACCCGCTTTGGCCGCGACCCGGCCATGGGTTCCAGTGTGATGATCACCGCCATGACCGACAGCGGCGGGTTTTTCATTTTCCTGGGTCTGGCCACATTATTCCTGATGTAA
- a CDS encoding Arc family DNA-binding protein encodes MRPMKQAIYSSRTADKFVVRLPDGMRERIAEVARNHHRSMNSEIIARLEQSLIQEGALGDDLSMRLDSPELSLHERELLQRFRQLSHRQQNALVSLIAHDAELAADAS; translated from the coding sequence ATGCGCCCAATGAAACAGGCTATTTACTCCAGCCGTACGGCTGACAAATTCGTCGTGCGACTGCCCGACGGGATGCGCGAACGTATTGCGGAAGTAGCTCGGAATCATCATCGCAGCATGAACTCCGAAATCATCGCACGTCTTGAACAAAGCCTGATCCAGGAAGGCGCGCTGGGTGACGACCTGAGCATGCGCCTCGACAGCCCGGAGCTGTCCCTGCACGAGCGCGAGCTGCTGCAACGCTTCCGCCAGCTGTCCCACCGACAGCAAAACGCCCTGGTGTCGCTGATTGCCCACGACGCCGAGTTGGCTGCGGACGCTTCTTGA
- the phnN gene encoding phosphonate metabolism protein/1,5-bisphosphokinase (PRPP-forming) PhnN, translating into MAGLLVYIMGPSGAGKDSLIDAARPALQAAGVHVARRVITRSAESAGEQAVGVSSEEFSKRLQSGAFALHWQANGLDYGITADMSEKLARGESVLVNGSRAHLPLALQAYAHCLPILVEVDPGVLRERLLRRGRESLEQIEQRLARSAQMPVVDQVNGVSIERLDNSADLQAGVCRLLQLLRQYGVAAAQDLSAAADRT; encoded by the coding sequence ATGGCTGGTTTGCTGGTGTACATCATGGGCCCCTCGGGGGCCGGCAAGGACAGCCTTATCGACGCCGCGCGCCCGGCATTGCAGGCGGCTGGCGTGCATGTGGCGCGGCGCGTCATCACCCGCTCGGCGGAATCGGCCGGCGAGCAGGCGGTGGGTGTCAGTTCCGAAGAATTCAGCAAACGCTTACAAAGCGGTGCATTTGCCCTGCACTGGCAGGCCAACGGGCTGGACTACGGTATCACCGCCGACATGAGCGAGAAGCTGGCGCGGGGCGAGTCGGTGCTGGTCAACGGCTCGCGCGCGCACCTGCCGCTGGCGCTGCAGGCGTACGCGCATTGTCTGCCGATATTGGTCGAGGTGGATCCCGGAGTATTGCGCGAGCGCCTGCTGCGCCGTGGTCGGGAGTCGCTGGAGCAGATCGAGCAGCGCCTGGCCCGCAGCGCACAGATGCCGGTGGTCGATCAGGTCAATGGGGTGAGCATCGAGCGTTTGGACAATTCCGCTGATCTGCAGGCCGGGGTCTGCAGGCTGCTGCAGCTGCTGCGCCAATATGGCGTGGCCGCAGCGCAGGATCTCAGCGCAGCAGCGGATCGAACTTGA
- a CDS encoding PA3371 family protein: MSKSAILLLLSTLACFAAALLAPPQATLLSNTLGGAGGVFTVLFLAALVVGRRIKFDPLLR; this comes from the coding sequence ATGTCGAAATCCGCAATCCTGTTACTGCTCAGCACCTTGGCCTGCTTCGCCGCAGCCTTGCTCGCCCCTCCTCAGGCCACTCTGCTCAGCAATACCCTCGGCGGGGCGGGCGGTGTATTTACGGTGCTGTTTCTCGCCGCCCTGGTGGTAGGCCGGCGGATCAAGTTCGATCCGCTGCTGCGCTGA
- a CDS encoding alpha/beta hydrolase, translating to MSQSVPAATACKYIQADGVRVFYREAGAADSPVMLLLHGYPSSSHQYRHLIPLLAEHYRVIAPDLPGFGFTEVPAERNYQYSFDNLALTLGAFVEALGLTRYALYVFDYGAPTGLRLALAQPQRVSGLVSQNGNAYLEGLGDAWDPIRRYWAEPTQANRQVIHDAVLNLEGTRWQYLEGVSDPRAVEPEGYYLDALLMERPGNKEIQADLFLDYQNNLKLYPAFQQFFRDTRLPTLVIWGKHDPFFIPPGAEAYAGDNPQAVVELLETGHFALETHVGYIAQRIREVLGDLN from the coding sequence ATGAGTCAGTCAGTCCCTGCTGCCACCGCCTGCAAATACATCCAAGCCGACGGCGTGCGCGTCTTCTACCGCGAAGCGGGCGCCGCTGATTCGCCCGTCATGCTGCTGCTGCACGGCTACCCGAGTTCTTCGCATCAATATCGCCATTTGATCCCGCTGCTGGCCGAGCACTACCGGGTCATCGCTCCGGACCTGCCGGGTTTCGGGTTTACCGAAGTGCCCGCCGAGCGCAACTACCAGTACAGCTTCGACAACCTGGCACTGACCCTCGGCGCGTTCGTCGAGGCGCTGGGGCTGACCCGCTATGCCCTCTATGTGTTCGACTATGGCGCGCCGACCGGCCTGCGCCTGGCCCTGGCCCAGCCGCAGCGGGTCAGCGGGCTGGTGTCGCAGAATGGCAATGCCTACCTGGAAGGCCTGGGCGACGCCTGGGACCCGATCCGCCGCTACTGGGCCGAACCGACCCAGGCCAACCGGCAGGTGATCCACGACGCGGTGCTGAACCTGGAAGGCACTCGCTGGCAATACCTGGAAGGGGTCAGCGACCCGCGGGCGGTGGAACCCGAGGGCTATTACCTGGACGCGCTGCTGATGGAGCGTCCCGGCAACAAGGAGATCCAGGCCGACCTGTTCCTCGATTACCAAAACAATCTGAAGCTGTACCCGGCGTTTCAGCAGTTCTTTCGCGACACTCGGCTACCGACCCTGGTCATCTGGGGCAAACATGACCCTTTCTTCATTCCACCGGGGGCCGAAGCCTACGCGGGTGACAATCCACAGGCCGTAGTGGAACTGCTGGAAACAGGGCATTTCGCGCTGGAAACCCATGTGGGCTATATAGCGCAGCGAATCAGAGAGGTGCTGGGCGACTTGAATTAG
- a CDS encoding CGNR zinc finger domain-containing protein → MPTPHSAQVLPAPLLLADHPVLDLLNTRMMVEGQRRDLLTDVHAATAWFEQAGLADGALLQQGVDGDWLSELHLLRDCLETLVQARLDGNSADTRGLDHFLARAVPRLVWEQGAAPQLDRFGALDPASRALVQLAYHGAELLAEGDFSLVRHCESADCSLMFYDRTKSHKRRWCSMGLCGNRHKVAQYRKRQLSG, encoded by the coding sequence ATGCCCACCCCTCACTCCGCCCAGGTTCTGCCGGCACCCCTGCTGCTGGCCGACCATCCTGTGCTCGACTTGCTCAATACACGGATGATGGTCGAAGGCCAGCGCCGCGATCTGCTGACCGACGTGCACGCCGCTACAGCCTGGTTCGAGCAGGCGGGCCTGGCAGATGGCGCTCTATTGCAGCAGGGCGTGGATGGCGATTGGCTGAGCGAGCTGCACCTGCTGCGCGATTGCCTCGAGACACTGGTCCAGGCACGACTGGACGGAAACTCGGCGGATACCCGCGGGCTCGACCACTTTCTGGCCCGGGCCGTGCCACGGCTGGTTTGGGAGCAGGGCGCCGCGCCGCAGCTGGATCGCTTCGGCGCCCTCGATCCGGCCAGTCGCGCGCTGGTCCAGCTGGCCTATCACGGCGCCGAACTGTTGGCCGAGGGCGATTTCAGCCTCGTGCGCCACTGCGAGAGCGCCGACTGTTCATTGATGTTCTACGACCGCACCAAGTCGCACAAACGCCGCTGGTGCAGCATGGGCCTGTGCGGAAACAGGCATAAGGTGGCGCAATATCGAAAGCGCCAGCTTTCGGGGTAG
- a CDS encoding PhzF family phenazine biosynthesis protein has product MPQVLRFEQVDVFAERACQGNALAVVLAADGLSTAQMQAFAAWTQLSETTFLLAPTLPGAHYRVRIFTPLRELPFAGHPTLGSCQVWLQHYPQCSAEEIVQECAAGAIRIRRQGSGLAFAAPPLVRSGEVDPQTLATVRQGLGLSAAQVQASAWVDNGPGWLGVLLGSRDEVLAIRPDYLALGGLNVGVIAPWPGGEADVEVRALMGEERCEDPVTGSLNASLAQWLIACGRLPTRYTASQGTLLGRRGRVQLERTGEEVWVGGQVQGVISGSVSL; this is encoded by the coding sequence ATGCCCCAGGTTTTGCGCTTCGAACAAGTCGATGTGTTTGCCGAACGCGCCTGCCAGGGCAATGCCCTGGCGGTGGTGCTCGCCGCCGACGGGCTCAGCACGGCGCAGATGCAGGCTTTCGCGGCCTGGACGCAGCTCAGCGAAACCACCTTCCTGCTGGCGCCGACGCTGCCCGGTGCGCATTACCGGGTGCGCATCTTCACACCACTGCGCGAACTGCCGTTTGCCGGCCACCCGACCTTGGGCAGTTGCCAGGTATGGCTGCAGCATTACCCCCAGTGCAGCGCCGAGGAAATCGTCCAGGAATGCGCCGCGGGTGCCATCCGCATCCGTCGCCAAGGCAGCGGATTGGCCTTTGCCGCGCCGCCCCTGGTGCGCAGTGGTGAGGTCGACCCGCAGACCTTGGCCACAGTGCGCCAGGGCCTGGGCCTGAGCGCCGCGCAGGTTCAGGCCAGCGCCTGGGTCGACAACGGCCCGGGCTGGCTCGGGGTGCTGCTGGGCTCGCGGGACGAGGTGCTGGCCATCCGCCCGGATTATCTGGCCCTCGGCGGTCTCAACGTCGGCGTGATCGCGCCCTGGCCCGGCGGCGAGGCGGATGTCGAGGTGCGCGCCCTCATGGGCGAGGAGCGCTGCGAGGACCCGGTCACCGGCAGCCTGAATGCCAGCCTGGCGCAATGGCTGATCGCTTGCGGGCGGCTGCCGACGCGGTATACAGCCAGCCAGGGAACACTGCTGGGTCGCCGCGGACGGGTACAGCTTGAACGTACGGGCGAGGAGGTGTGGGTGGGGGGCCAGGTGCAGGGCGTGATCAGCGGAAGCGTCAGTCTTTAG